The following coding sequences lie in one Rutidosis leptorrhynchoides isolate AG116_Rl617_1_P2 chromosome 6, CSIRO_AGI_Rlap_v1, whole genome shotgun sequence genomic window:
- the LOC139851413 gene encoding auxin-responsive protein SAUR78-like, producing MKTINVMLRKCKTLSKQLSRSLSNTSTGSKSSRHDDDHHHDHYNHKIKGGIIWNTNAISSVYANNEDDNSSNEEDQELVFVGSTRKRYVIGSKYLIHPLISALIEKSKQSSDHDANEDEDVLVINCEVVLFDHLLWMIETSDLNVTSDCLDELADLYSL from the coding sequence ATGAAAACGATCAATGTGATGCTAAGAAAATGCAAAACATTATCAAAACAGTTATCTCGATCCTTATCGAACACTAGTACCGGATCCAAATCCTCAAGACATGATGatgatcatcatcatgatcattataACCACAAAATTAAAGGAGGAATTATATGGAACACTAATGCCATATCCTCTGTTTACGCAAACAACGAAGATGATAACTCAAGTAATGAAGAAGATCAGGAACTAGTGTTCGTTGGAAGTACAAGAAAACGTTACGTGATTGGCTCAAAGTACTTGATTCATCCGTTAATAAGCGCGTTAATTGAGAAGTCGAAACAGAGCAGTGATCATGATGCTAATGAAGATGAAGATGTATTGGTTATTAATTGTGAAGTTGTGTTGTTTGATCATTTATTGTGGATGATTGAGACTAGTGATTTAAATGTTACCTCTGATTGTTTGGATGAGCTTGCTGATCTTTACTCGTTGTGA